A stretch of Gemmatimonadota bacterium DNA encodes these proteins:
- a CDS encoding DUF547 domain-containing protein → MNKVIALITGLLFAGFASQSEAETFDYTPLNRTLGRVVNAQGRVDYEAVKKDADLRAFVDQLAQISPNTHPALFPSRADSLTFWINAYNACVLAGVAKAYPISSVTEIAPAFGFFKTYQFVVGGRRFTLDQIEHEIIRPQFADPRIHAAINCAAVSCPRLLNKVFTPDELDDQLNAVMRDMIRNPIHVQINRETGVVSLSAIFDWFSSDFTSYVQAHEAGETVLDYISLFLSKDDIQYLQNHPDLQIVFLDYDWSLNSQEK, encoded by the coding sequence ATGAATAAAGTCATTGCCTTGATAACCGGTCTCCTGTTCGCTGGATTCGCGTCTCAAAGTGAAGCCGAGACATTTGATTATACACCGCTCAACCGCACGCTCGGGCGCGTTGTAAATGCACAGGGGCGCGTGGATTACGAGGCTGTAAAAAAAGATGCGGATTTGCGGGCTTTTGTAGATCAACTCGCGCAGATCAGTCCGAATACGCATCCCGCGCTTTTTCCCAGTCGCGCAGACAGTCTTACTTTCTGGATCAATGCGTACAACGCCTGTGTACTAGCGGGCGTCGCAAAAGCCTATCCCATTTCTTCTGTCACTGAAATCGCGCCTGCTTTTGGCTTTTTTAAGACATATCAATTTGTCGTTGGCGGGCGTCGGTTCACATTGGACCAAATTGAACACGAGATTATTCGCCCGCAGTTTGCCGATCCGCGCATTCACGCTGCAATCAATTGTGCGGCAGTGAGTTGTCCGCGTTTGCTAAATAAAGTATTTACGCCCGATGAATTGGATGACCAACTCAATGCGGTTATGCGAGACATGATTCGCAACCCAATACACGTTCAGATTAATCGGGAGACGGGAGTTGTGAGTCTATCTGCAATTTTTGATTGGTTTTCCTCTGATTTTACATCCTATGTACAAGCGCATGAGGCTGGCGAGACTGTGTTGGATTATATCTCTTTGTTTTTATCGAAAGACGATATCCAGTATTTGCAAAATCACCCCGATCTTCAAATTGTGTTTTTAGATTACGATTGGTCTTTGAATAGCCAGGAAAAATGA